Genomic DNA from Paenibacillus borealis:
AGAAGCGCCTGCTTCTTCCAATTTTGCTTTGGTAGCTTCTGCTTCTTCTTTGCTTACTTTTTCTTTGATTGCTTTTGGAGCGTTGTCTACAACGTCTTTAGCTTCTTTCAAGCCAAGACCTGTGATTTCGCGAACGATTTTGATAACGTTGATTTTGGAAGCGCCAGCGCCTGTCAAAATTACGTCGAATTCGGATTGCTCTTCTTCAACAGCTGCTACTGCGCCGCCAGCCGCTACTGGAGCTGCTGCAGTTACGCCGAATTCTTCTTCGATTGCTTTAACCAGGTCGTTCAGTTCCAATACGCTCATGCCTTTAATTTCTTCCAAGATTGTTTCTTTGCTCATGATTGAACCTCCATTATATTTGAATTGGTTTGTGGTATTAATTATGAAGCTAGAAGCAAAGGCTTACGCGCTTTGTTCTTCTTTCTCAGCAACAGCTTTAACTGCAAGCGCGAAGTTGCGGATTGGAGCTTGAAGCACGCTAAGCAGCATGGACAGCAAACCCTCGCGGGATGGAAGCTCTGCCAGTGCTTTCAGTTGGTCAGCGTCGATAACGCGACCTTCTACAACGCCGCCTTTAAGTTTCAGAGCGTCGTTCTTCTTAGCGAAGTCGTTCAAAATTTTGGCTGCTACTACCGCATCAGTTTCACTGAAAGCGATCGCTGTAGGACCAGTCAGGACAGCGTCCAGATCAGTCAACTCAGCCGCTGCAGTTGCACGGCGAAGCAATGTATTCTTCAGGACTTGAAAATCAACGCCAGCTTCACGAAGCTGCTTACGCAGTTCAGTCACTTGCGAAACGTTCAATCCACGGTAGTCCGCAACAACAGTAGAGATACTGTTCTGCAGTTTGCCAGTTACAACATCAACCGCATCCTGTTTAGCTTGGATTACTTTTGCATTTGCCAATTGTATACACCTCCTGAAAATTTATGTGACGGCGATTATTCCGGGGAATCCGCGCCGCTCCTACGCAGGCATTAGAAAAGCCTCCGCAGATTCACGAAGGCTTGATAAAACGGAAAGCAGTCAGGCGAGCCTGTTACTTTTTGTTTCTATCACAACACCTCGGTAGGAAATTAAGCCCTACGGCACCTACTGTCTACGGTAAGCATATTCGAATTCAAGATTGATCACCTTAATGTTCACAACTGTTATAGATTATCAAAGATGACTCAAAGAGTCAACCCTTAATTATCTGAAAGCAGCTGCGTTCACGCGAGCGCTAGGTCCCATTGTGGACGAAATAGCGATGCCTTTAAGGTATACACCTTTAGCAGCAGCCGGTTTCGCACGGTTCAGAGCGTCGATGAGGGATTTAAGGTTCTCGTTCAGTTGTTCAGCGTTGAAAGACACTTTGCCGATTGGCGCGTGAATTTGGCCCGCTTTGTCAAGACGATATTCGATTTTACCGGCTTTGATTTCTTGAACAGCCTTGGTAACGTCGAAAGTAACTGTACCTGCTTTAGGGTTAGGCATAAGGCCTTTACCACCGAGCAGACGACCCAGTTTACCGACTTCACTCATCATATCAGGTGTAGCTACGCAGACATCAAATTCAAACCAGCCCTGTTGAATTTTGTTGATCATATCAGCATCACCAACAAAATCCGCGCCAGCAGCTTCCGCTTCTTTCGCTTTTTCACCTTTTGCAAATACCAGCACGCGTTGAGTTTTGCCTGTGCCGTGAGGCAGGACAACAACACCACGAACAGCTTGGTCTTGTTTACGCGGGTCTACACCCAGACGAACTGCTGCTTCAACGGTTTCGTCGAATTTGGCAGTTGCCGCCTTTTTCACAAGCTCTACAGCTTCTGAAGGCTCGTAAGTTGCTTCGCTGTTGATCAGCTTAGCAGATTCTTGGTATTTCTTACCATGTTTAGCCATGAAAATGTTCCTCCTTTGTGGTGTTAGCGGAAATTCCTCCCACATATTGCGGTCATGAATGACCGGTTCATCGAATACATATTAGTCTTCGATTGTGATACCCATACTGCGGGCAGTACCTTCAACCATACGCATTGCAGCTTCGATAGATGCAGCGTTCAGATCGGGCATTTTTGTTTCAGCAATTTCACGAACCGCTGCGCGGCCGAGCTTTGCTACTTTTTTCTTGTTTGGTTCACCGGATCCTTTTTCTACTTTTGCAGCGATGCGAAGCAGAACAGCAGCCGGAGGAGTTTTAGTGATGAAGGTAAAGGAACGGTCTTCAAATACTGTAATTTCAACCGGGATGATCAGGCCAGCCTGGTCGGCAGTACGGGCGTTGAATTCCTTACAGAATGCCATGATGTTGACACCTGCTTGACCTAACGCCGGACCTACTGGAGGCGCTGGATTCGCTTTCCCTGCAGGAATCTGCAGTTTCACCATTTTAATAACTTTTTTAGCCATGAGTGACACCTCCTTGCGTAAATAGTGGTATTCGAACGCTAGTTAGCGTTCTCCCACAAGAAACCCTTGCGCTTGTTATATCTTCTCCACTTGAGTGAAATCCAACTCGAGCGGGGTTTCCCGTCCAAACATGTTGACATGTACCTTGATCTTGCTTTTGTCTACCAAAATTTCTTCCACGGAGCCCACAAAATTCGCAAACGGACCGACCATAATACGTACGGATTCCTTAATTTCGAAATCAATCTTCGCTTTAGGTTCAACCATGCCCATATGCTTCAGAATTTGTTCAACCTCTTCAGGAAGCAAAGCGGTAGGCTTGGACCCGGAACCCGTTGAACCGACAAATCCGGTAACGCCCGGCGTATTGCGGACTACATACCATGAATCATCAGTCTGAACCATTTCGACCAAAACATAACCAGGGTAAACTTTGCGCATGACAGTTTTTTTCTTGCCATCCTTGTTTACAATTTCTTCTTCCATAGGAACAAGAACGCGGAATATTTTGTCTTCCATGCCCATGGACTCAACGCGTTTTTCCAAATTGGCCTTGACCTTATTCTCATACCCGGAATAGGTATGAACGACATACCATCTTTTTTCCATATCAAGCCACCTGGGACCTCTCTAAATAATCGCTTCAATCACAGCGGAAATACCGATGTCCAGAACCCAGAAGTAAAGAGCGATAACTACAATTGTACCGAGAACGATCAATGTATAGTTTTTCAGTTCTTTACGGCTAGGCCAGCGAACCTTTTTGAGTTCACTCCAGCTCTCAGTGAAAAAGGAAAACAAAGACTTGAAACTACGTTTCACGCCGACTACACCTCCAAAGACTATCTGGTTTCGCGATGAGGAGTTTGCTCGTTACAAAACTTGCAAAATTTCTTCATCTCCAAGCGGTCGGGGTGATTTCGCTTGTTTTTGGTTGTTGCATAGTTTCTTTGTTTGCAACTTGTACAAGCCAAAGTGATAATTACCCGCATGATATGCACCTCCCGAAGACGTACTTCTAACGATTAAATTAGAAGACGCAAATATTGATTCAAAAAAAAAGCCGCGAATTTAGGCCTACCTAAAACACTTTAGCATAATAACATTGTCCGTGTCAACGAAAGAATTCCCCCATCGCACTGGGTATTTCCGGGTGCTGTAGCCTTGTGCCGTACGTTATCTTTGGTCTTGTCTATTCCTTTGCCACTCACTGTCTTCATTACCATTATGGATCATTCCGCATGTGGTTAAACCTGCAGCCTGCTGTTACCCAAACAAATTACATTTCCATCACGACGAAATCTTGCGGAACACTAAAAAAAGACTCGAGTCCCGAGCCTTTCTAGTTCATTATATCATTAATTGTCACGCACTTCCAGATATCTTTCCAATTTACGCTTCACTCGCTGCAGAGCATTGTCAATAGACTTCACATGCCGCTTCAAGTCCTCGGCAATCTCCTGATAGGAACGTCCATCCAGATAGAGCATCAGAACCTTGCGTTCCAGATCACTAAGGATCTCCGCCATCTTATCTTCCAGTCCGATAAACTCTTCCTGGTTGATAATCAGTTCTTCGGGATCAAGCACCTGCGTTCCGCAAATCACGTCCATCAGCGTCCGGTCGGAATCCTCATCATAGATGGGCTTGTCGAGCGAAACGTATGAGTTCAGCGGAATATGCTTCTGGCGGGTCGCCGTCTTAATGGCAGTTATAATCTGACGGGTAATGCACAGTTCGGCAAATGCCTTGAAGGAAGAGAGCTTGTCTCCCTTGAAGTCACGAATTGCCTTATACAGGCCAATCATGCCTTCCTGTACAATATCTTCACGATCTGCCCCAATCAGAAAATAAGAACGGGCCTTGGCACGTACGAAATTACGGTACTTGTTGATTAAATGTTCCAATGCGCCACTGTCGCCACCACGGAAGATCTCGACAATTTCTTCATCACTTATGAAATCATACTCGGATAGCATTAATTCCTTGAGGTCGACACTCACCAAGAATCCCCCCGGCTGCAACGCTAGACACATCGTTACTTCGCGAAATATAGGATCAGTATATATTATGTTACCTTACAACGTCAACCGAAGATTGTCCAAAAACAATCTTCTATAACATATTATGGCATTTTTCTGTAAGAATCCGATTCTGCCCCTACATTTACTGTCTGCGCCAGTCTTCGAGACGTTTACGCGTTTCCGGAGGCAGCTTGTCTTCCAGGGAGTGACGGGTCCCGCTCACACTTCCCGGTTCAATAGCCTTTTTAACCTGTTTCTGGTTTTCTTCAATCGCCAGCCTCAGTTCTCTCGCTGAGATCCGGAGCGCACCTTGCGCAAAAACAACATGCTGCTCCACAAAATCGCTGGTCGCCACAGAAATCTGTCTGCGGCGGTGAGTGAATTCTCCCACCAGCCGCTCGATGCACTCATCTGCCGTTTCCTTTTCCTTGGTGAAAAAGACCTGGACTTTCCCCTGTACAAACGACCGCCCAAGCCCCGGTACACGGTATGCATCGAATACGGCTATGACGCGCAGCCCGGAGAATGCCTGATAATCGGCCAGCATATCGAGCAGCCGGTCGCGTGCTCCCTGCATGCCGGTCTGCGACAGCGCCGCAAGTTCCGGCCAGCCGCCGATCATATTGTATCCGTCCACGAGCAGTATATCGCGCCAGTCTGCCATAGCTATTCCTGTTCTTGCCGGCGGCGGAGAACCTCGTACATAATTACACCGGCTGCTACCGAAGCATTAAGAGAGTTAATTCTTCCCGCCATCGGCAGCTTCAGCAGCACGTCACATTTCTCACGGATCAGGCGGCCCATTCCTTTATTCTCATTGCCGATAACCACCGCTACCGGTCCGGTAAAGATATCAGACCCGAAGAGATTCTGGTCCGTATCCACATCGGTTCCAACCACCCACACTCCCAGTTCTTTCAGCCGGTCTATCGTCTGGCCCAGATTGGTTACGCGTGCAACGGGCACATATTCCACTGCACCGGCAGAGGTTTTGGATACTGTTGCCGTAATCTGCGCGGAACGCCGCTTCGGTACAATAACACCATGTACACCCGTGCAGTCAGCAGTACGCAAGATGGACCCCAGGTTATGAGGATCTTCAATTTCATCCAGCAGAAGCAGAAAAGGCGGTTCCCCCTTGGCTTCAGCAGCTGCAAGAATATCAGCAACCTCGGTGTAGGCAAAAGGTGCTGCCTGCGCCACTACGCCTTGATGCTGCACACCGGGGGCAAGCTGATCCAGCTTCCGTTTGTCTACATGCTGAATTACAATCCCTGCTTTACGGGCTTCAGCAATGATAGGTGCCGTCAGATGCTTTTGTGCCGTTTCGGCGATCCATATTTTGTTCAATGTGCGGCCGGCGCGAAGCGCTTCAAGGACTGAATGCTTGCCTGCCAATATTTCCTCTTCCGTTCTCAATTCTTCCATGTTCATGTCTCCTGTTCTAAGTACCCTTATATAACTATAAACTCCGCGGCCGAATTAAACTCATTTGGACCGGTTCAACATGTATTCGATGCTGTTATGAATAAGCTCCTGTATTCTCGCCTGTTGTCCGGTGTAATACAAATGTCCGATCAGGCATTCAAAAGCTGTGGCATGACGGTACTCCAGCACATCCGCGTTTTTGGGAATCGTGCCGGATTTGGCATTGCGCCCTCGTCTTACCACATCCTTCTCTTCCTCTGTGAGCACCGGCTCAAGATAGGCCAGAATGGTGCTCTGCGCTTTGGCCGAGACCAGTCCCGTTGCCGAGCGGTGCAGATGATTCGGACGCAGATTAGGCAGCGAAATCAGATACTGCCGCACAGCCACTTCATAAATGGCATCACCCGCATATGCCAGAACAATCGGCGAGAGCAAACGGGCAGGCTGGGATGGTTCGTACGGGAACCATGCGCTGTTCAGGTCAAACTGCCCGCTCATTTACGCCGCCACCGCATTCCCTGTGGAGTGTCTTCCAGCAGGATGCCCAGCGCATTCAGCTCATCGCGGATTGCATCGGACCGGCTCCAGTTCTTATTCTTGCGGGCTTCAGCGCGTTCAGTAATTAGACGTTCTACCTCTTCGCTGGCAACCTCTTCATCAGCCTCCGGCGTAAGACGCAGTACAGTATTCATCTCGGTAAAAGCTTTCTGCAATGCTGCAAAATCAGCGGGCAGAGCGTTATTATCAGCAAGCGTCAGATTGGCCAGGCTTACCCAGTCAAATACAGCGGTAATCGCATCCGGCGTATTGAAATCATCCTGCATTCTGGCATGGAAGTTGTTCACGATAGCCGTAAGCCGTTCCGTGATCTGCGGACTTGCCTCTCCCTCTGCTCCATCTGTATCCAGATCAAGACGATGCTTCACATTGCCTGCTGCCAGAGCGATACGTTCCACACTCTTCTCGGCAGACAGAAGTGCTTCCTCCGAGAAGTTCAGCTGATTGCGGTAATGGCTTGAAAGCATGAAATAACGGATAGTCCCTGCTTTGAAGCGTGCACGGATATCCTTCACAAGCAGACCGTTCCCCAGTGATTTCGACATTTTCTCATCGCCGATGTTCAAAAATGCGTTGTGCATCCAATAATTCGACAGCGGCTCACCCGTCAGCGCTTCTGTCTGCGCGCATTCGCATTCATGGTGCGGGAACTTCAAATCCTCTCCGCCGCCGTGGATGTCGATCGTTGTGCCCAAATATTCGCGGACCATTGCCGAGCACTCGATATGCCAGCCCGGTCGTCCCTCGCCCCATGGACTGGACCAGTGTACCTCACCCGGTTTGGCTGCCTTCCAGAGCACAAAATCCTCCTGGTTCTCCTTGCGCGAATCCACCTCTACCCGGATACCGAAGCGCAGTTCCTCCAGATTCTGGCCTGACAGCTTGCCATAATCGGCAAACTTGCCGGTACGATAATATACATCTCCGCCGTTCTCGTAGGCATAGCCCTTCTCTTCAAGCTCTTTGATGAACTCAATAATCTTATCCATACTTTCGGTAACGCGCGGATTCATCGATGCTGGCTTCACGCCTAATCCGGCCAAATCCTCCTGATAGGCAGCAATAAACATTTCCGCAACTTCTGCTACGGTGATGTTCATCTCTTCTGCTTTGCGGATCATTTTATCATCCACATCGGTAAAGTTCGTCAGATAGCGGACTTCATTGCCAAGTGCCTCCAGGTAGTTGCGCACCATATCAAACACGATTACCGGTCTGGCATTGCCGATATGCATATAGCCGTATACGGTTGGTCCGCATACGTACATTTTCACTTTGCCTGGCTCCTGCGGTACAAATACTTCTTTACTTCGCGTCATAGTGTTGTAGATCTGCAAAGACATTCTTTTTCCAATCCTTTCTGTTCCCCCTGGATTCTCTTGAATCTCCATATGGTTATATTTCATAATCACCGATATATTGCTGGCTCTCCAGCCGCCGCTGCTCCTTCTTCTGCTTGTCTTCGGAGCCCATCTGTTCGCGGAGCTCTTCGATTTCCTTCTGCAGGAAACGCAGGGAATCAATCAGCGGATCCGGCATCTTGGTATGATCCAGCCGGTCAGATACGCGCTCCCCATTACGCTTAACCACTCGTCCGGGATTCCCCACTACGGTGCTATTGCTGGGGACTTCGCGCAGAACAACTGAATTGGAGCCGATATTGCAATTATCGCCGATTCTAAACGATCCCAGTACTTTGGCACCGGAGCCGATAACAACATTATTGCCGACGGTAGGATGGCGTTTGCCCTTTTCCTTCCCGGTTCCTCCGAGTGTGACCCCCTGATAGATAATCACATCGTCACCAATCTCACAGGTTTCACCAATGACTATACCCATTCCATGGTCGATGAACAACCGGCTGCCGATAACCGCACCCGGATGAATCTCCACTCCGGTCATAAATCTGCTGATCTGCGATACGATGCGTGCCAGCGTAAACCAGCGGCGTTTGTAAAAAGAGTGGGCAATCCGGTGTGCCCAGATGGCATGAAGTCCGGCGTAGGTGAAGACAACCTCGAACTTGCTGCGGGCGGCGGGATCGTTGTCGAATACTGCCCGAATGTCCGACTTGATATGCTTAAACATCACGGTTCCCCTCTTCTTTGACTTCCCCACCTCCTGTTTACAGGTGCGCAAAGGAAGGTATTGTCTTCAGCCCACTGTCTCTATTCATCTGTATGCCGTGAGCTTTAAATCGGTCTATATGTGTGGTATGAGAATTATAAATCCTTATAAGTCCTTATATTTCAACAAAAAACGCCCCTGCAGCATAATGCTGCAGAGACGTTTAACCGTGGTCCCACTCTGCTTGAACATTCGCATAACCAGCTGCCGTCAGCCTGGCGGCAAGTACATGCGGTGTCCCTCTTGGCGTCTGTAACGGCAACGTCCCCGGCACAGTCTACTGTCCCTGACAGGGACGCTCAACCGTGCAGCTCACAGGTGCATGTTCAGCGGCAGACAAATGAATAACTCCCAGCCTGCAAGGGAAATCTCCCTCAGCGGTTATTCTCTCTGGCAATTGTCCGTATACGCGTACTTTTCCTGATCACAGCTATTATTATATTCTTCTATCTTAGCGAAAAGCCTCAGGGCTGACAAGGGGTTCTCCCCCGTGCACCCTTGTTTATGCGCCTTTAATTTGCGATTTCAGACGTTCGATGACCCGGTCCCGGCCAAGAAGGGCAATGGTCGCATTCAAATCACGTCCATGCATCTGTCCGGTCAATGCGACACGGATCGGCATAAACAGCGCTTTTCCTTTGTGTCCGGTTTCCTTCTGCACTTCTTTGATCAGGACAGCCATATTGGCAGCACTGAAATCTTCAGCAGCTTCCACTTTA
This window encodes:
- the secE gene encoding preprotein translocase subunit SecE, giving the protein MKRSFKSLFSFFTESWSELKKVRWPSRKELKNYTLIVLGTIVVIALYFWVLDIGISAVIEAII
- the rpmG gene encoding 50S ribosomal protein L33 gives rise to the protein MRVIITLACTSCKQRNYATTKNKRNHPDRLEMKKFCKFCNEQTPHRETR
- the rplA gene encoding 50S ribosomal protein L1: MAKHGKKYQESAKLINSEATYEPSEAVELVKKAATAKFDETVEAAVRLGVDPRKQDQAVRGVVVLPHGTGKTQRVLVFAKGEKAKEAEAAGADFVGDADMINKIQQGWFEFDVCVATPDMMSEVGKLGRLLGGKGLMPNPKAGTVTFDVTKAVQEIKAGKIEYRLDKAGQIHAPIGKVSFNAEQLNENLKSLIDALNRAKPAAAKGVYLKGIAISSTMGPSARVNAAAFR
- the nusG gene encoding transcription termination/antitermination protein NusG, with amino-acid sequence MEKRWYVVHTYSGYENKVKANLEKRVESMGMEDKIFRVLVPMEEEIVNKDGKKKTVMRKVYPGYVLVEMVQTDDSWYVVRNTPGVTGFVGSTGSGSKPTALLPEEVEQILKHMGMVEPKAKIDFEIKESVRIMVGPFANFVGSVEEILVDKSKIKVHVNMFGRETPLELDFTQVEKI
- the rplK gene encoding 50S ribosomal protein L11 is translated as MAKKVIKMVKLQIPAGKANPAPPVGPALGQAGVNIMAFCKEFNARTADQAGLIIPVEITVFEDRSFTFITKTPPAAVLLRIAAKVEKGSGEPNKKKVAKLGRAAVREIAETKMPDLNAASIEAAMRMVEGTARSMGITIED
- the rplJ gene encoding 50S ribosomal protein L10, which codes for MANAKVIQAKQDAVDVVTGKLQNSISTVVADYRGLNVSQVTELRKQLREAGVDFQVLKNTLLRRATAAAELTDLDAVLTGPTAIAFSETDAVVAAKILNDFAKKNDALKLKGGVVEGRVIDADQLKALAELPSREGLLSMLLSVLQAPIRNFALAVKAVAEKEEQSA
- a CDS encoding Mini-ribonuclease 3 translates to MSGQFDLNSAWFPYEPSQPARLLSPIVLAYAGDAIYEVAVRQYLISLPNLRPNHLHRSATGLVSAKAQSTILAYLEPVLTEEEKDVVRRGRNAKSGTIPKNADVLEYRHATAFECLIGHLYYTGQQARIQELIHNSIEYMLNRSK
- a CDS encoding NYN domain-containing protein, with product MADWRDILLVDGYNMIGGWPELAALSQTGMQGARDRLLDMLADYQAFSGLRVIAVFDAYRVPGLGRSFVQGKVQVFFTKEKETADECIERLVGEFTHRRRQISVATSDFVEQHVVFAQGALRISARELRLAIEENQKQVKKAIEPGSVSGTRHSLEDKLPPETRKRLEDWRRQ
- the rlmB gene encoding 23S rRNA (guanosine(2251)-2'-O)-methyltransferase RlmB; this translates as MEELRTEEEILAGKHSVLEALRAGRTLNKIWIAETAQKHLTAPIIAEARKAGIVIQHVDKRKLDQLAPGVQHQGVVAQAAPFAYTEVADILAAAEAKGEPPFLLLLDEIEDPHNLGSILRTADCTGVHGVIVPKRRSAQITATVSKTSAGAVEYVPVARVTNLGQTIDRLKELGVWVVGTDVDTDQNLFGSDIFTGPVAVVIGNENKGMGRLIREKCDVLLKLPMAGRINSLNASVAAGVIMYEVLRRRQEQE
- the sigH gene encoding RNA polymerase sporulation sigma factor SigH gives rise to the protein MSVDLKELMLSEYDFISDEEIVEIFRGGDSGALEHLINKYRNFVRAKARSYFLIGADREDIVQEGMIGLYKAIRDFKGDKLSSFKAFAELCITRQIITAIKTATRQKHIPLNSYVSLDKPIYDEDSDRTLMDVICGTQVLDPEELIINQEEFIGLEDKMAEILSDLERKVLMLYLDGRSYQEIAEDLKRHVKSIDNALQRVKRKLERYLEVRDN
- the cysS gene encoding cysteine--tRNA ligase gives rise to the protein MSLQIYNTMTRSKEVFVPQEPGKVKMYVCGPTVYGYMHIGNARPVIVFDMVRNYLEALGNEVRYLTNFTDVDDKMIRKAEEMNITVAEVAEMFIAAYQEDLAGLGVKPASMNPRVTESMDKIIEFIKELEEKGYAYENGGDVYYRTGKFADYGKLSGQNLEELRFGIRVEVDSRKENQEDFVLWKAAKPGEVHWSSPWGEGRPGWHIECSAMVREYLGTTIDIHGGGEDLKFPHHECECAQTEALTGEPLSNYWMHNAFLNIGDEKMSKSLGNGLLVKDIRARFKAGTIRYFMLSSHYRNQLNFSEEALLSAEKSVERIALAAGNVKHRLDLDTDGAEGEASPQITERLTAIVNNFHARMQDDFNTPDAITAVFDWVSLANLTLADNNALPADFAALQKAFTEMNTVLRLTPEADEEVASEEVERLITERAEARKNKNWSRSDAIRDELNALGILLEDTPQGMRWRRK
- the rplL gene encoding 50S ribosomal protein L7/L12, producing MSKETILEEIKGMSVLELNDLVKAIEEEFGVTAAAPVAAGGAVAAVEEEQSEFDVILTGAGASKINVIKIVREITGLGLKEAKDVVDNAPKAIKEKVSKEEAEATKAKLEEAGASVEVK
- the cysE gene encoding serine O-acetyltransferase; translation: MFKHIKSDIRAVFDNDPAARSKFEVVFTYAGLHAIWAHRIAHSFYKRRWFTLARIVSQISRFMTGVEIHPGAVIGSRLFIDHGMGIVIGETCEIGDDVIIYQGVTLGGTGKEKGKRHPTVGNNVVIGSGAKVLGSFRIGDNCNIGSNSVVLREVPSNSTVVGNPGRVVKRNGERVSDRLDHTKMPDPLIDSLRFLQKEIEELREQMGSEDKQKKEQRRLESQQYIGDYEI